A single region of the Parasphingorhabdus litoris DSM 22379 genome encodes:
- a CDS encoding bifunctional folylpolyglutamate synthase/dihydrofolate synthase encodes MADGARSDHPAVQKQLDRLSLLSPGRDVLGLERISAVLERVGNPYLNLPPVFHVAGTNGKGSTCAFLRAAIEAEGLKAHVYSSPHLVRFNERIRLAGALIEDEYLAALLARVLDASEDINPSFFEATTAAAMFAFAETPADACILEVGLGGRLDATNIVPAPAATGMAALGIDHEAFLLSPEDGTPADPMVRIAWEKAGIAKSDVPLLTQRYRDDMAEVIAEHAAATQARYLPRGENWDAAIYEDQLHYRDDQGKLTLPLPALPGAHQADNAALAIAMLRHQDKIEISEAAFRAAMGWAKWPARLQKLSRGPLRDILPEDTEIWLDGGHNVNAGKALAAHFDSYTDGSIHLVIGMLTNKDPAAIVEPLQPKIASITVVPVEGHEAHGLADFVGVAAPVSEAPNASEALKVVATQTPETVLIAGSLYLAGTVLEANRQLPE; translated from the coding sequence ATGGCAGACGGCGCACGATCCGACCATCCGGCGGTTCAGAAACAACTCGACCGGCTCTCGCTATTGTCACCCGGACGCGATGTGCTGGGGCTGGAGCGGATCAGCGCGGTTTTGGAACGCGTGGGCAATCCGTATCTGAACCTGCCGCCGGTTTTTCATGTCGCCGGAACCAATGGCAAAGGGTCCACCTGTGCCTTCTTGCGCGCGGCGATAGAGGCGGAAGGCCTGAAAGCGCATGTTTATTCCAGTCCGCATCTTGTGCGTTTCAACGAGCGGATCAGGCTTGCCGGAGCATTGATTGAGGACGAATATCTTGCGGCATTGTTGGCGCGTGTCCTCGACGCCAGCGAGGATATTAATCCCAGCTTTTTCGAGGCGACCACGGCGGCGGCCATGTTCGCGTTTGCCGAAACGCCGGCTGATGCTTGTATTTTGGAAGTCGGTCTGGGCGGCCGGTTGGACGCGACCAATATTGTGCCGGCGCCTGCTGCAACCGGTATGGCCGCGCTTGGCATCGACCATGAAGCCTTTCTGCTCTCTCCGGAAGACGGTACGCCCGCCGATCCGATGGTGCGTATCGCCTGGGAAAAGGCGGGCATTGCCAAATCCGACGTTCCCCTGCTCACGCAAAGATATCGCGATGATATGGCTGAAGTGATTGCGGAACATGCCGCCGCGACACAGGCTCGTTATTTGCCGCGCGGCGAGAATTGGGATGCCGCCATTTACGAAGACCAGCTCCATTACCGAGATGATCAGGGCAAATTGACGCTGCCCCTGCCTGCCCTGCCCGGCGCGCATCAGGCGGATAACGCAGCCCTTGCGATCGCCATGCTGCGTCATCAGGATAAAATCGAGATTTCCGAAGCCGCCTTTCGCGCGGCAATGGGCTGGGCCAAATGGCCTGCGCGCTTGCAAAAGCTGTCACGCGGTCCGCTGCGAGATATTCTGCCAGAGGATACCGAAATATGGCTCGATGGCGGGCATAATGTAAACGCAGGCAAAGCGTTGGCGGCCCATTTCGACAGCTATACGGATGGTTCCATCCATCTGGTCATTGGTATGCTCACCAACAAAGACCCTGCCGCGATTGTCGAACCGCTTCAGCCAAAAATCGCCAGCATCACCGTTGTGCCTGTTGAGGGTCACGAGGCGCATGGACTGGCTGATTTTGTGGGCGTTGCGGCGCCAGTTTCAGAGGCGCCAAATGCATCAGAAGCATTGAAGGTCGTAGCCACGCAAACGCCTGAAACGGTACTGATTGCCGGGTCTCTCTATCTGGCTGGTACGGTTCTGGAAGCTAATCGGCAATTGCCGGAGTGA
- a CDS encoding AmpG family muropeptide MFS transporter, translated as MSGQIADIGWRKNLPAGVRPYSEAAPLSAFFLGISSALPLTMIAATLTTRLAQAGIEKSTVTAFALTFLAYNFKWLWAPIIDVVKLPIIGRMGQRLSWLILTAAMAMAAIIYLGSLDPSADIIAVAVAATMVGVAGATFDVVIDAYRIELLEPEQLGVGSGMSQYGWRIGAATAGAVALVIAARSNWSIAYYVCSLFALFAVFVGLIMREPARRQEPQPLKGPIQAAIAYVSPLVEFFKRSGAPVVLLFVLVHKIGDTLANLTFRLLFEDLGFTNDEIAFYDVSLGFIAFLIGIFVGGIVYSRLGMKKAVMLSLILMAVSNLSFAGLAASGHNNWAMAAAIGFENFASGIGGVAVVAYLSALCNLSFTATQFALLSAAASILGRFLTGTTAGSLIEWMGYVNFYLLTTLAAFPGVIIFWLMIRSGLVDRSLGTAGTEHAVEDE; from the coding sequence GTGAGTGGACAAATAGCAGACATCGGATGGCGCAAAAATTTACCGGCCGGTGTCCGCCCTTATAGCGAAGCGGCTCCCTTATCGGCCTTTTTCCTGGGCATTTCGTCAGCACTGCCGCTGACGATGATCGCTGCAACCCTCACAACGCGATTGGCGCAGGCGGGGATCGAGAAATCCACGGTTACGGCCTTCGCGCTTACGTTCCTTGCCTATAATTTCAAATGGCTCTGGGCTCCAATTATCGATGTTGTGAAACTTCCGATAATCGGCCGCATGGGCCAGCGTTTATCCTGGCTGATCCTGACAGCCGCTATGGCAATGGCCGCGATTATCTATCTTGGATCACTGGATCCCTCCGCGGACATAATTGCGGTCGCCGTGGCCGCGACCATGGTTGGCGTTGCAGGTGCAACCTTTGACGTCGTGATTGATGCCTATCGCATCGAATTGTTGGAGCCCGAACAATTGGGTGTCGGCTCCGGTATGTCTCAATATGGCTGGCGCATTGGCGCGGCTACGGCAGGTGCGGTTGCGCTTGTCATTGCAGCGCGCAGCAACTGGTCAATCGCATATTATGTCTGTTCGCTATTCGCGCTGTTTGCTGTGTTTGTCGGGCTGATCATGCGTGAACCTGCTCGGCGTCAAGAACCACAGCCGCTCAAAGGACCGATCCAGGCGGCGATTGCATATGTCAGTCCGCTGGTAGAATTTTTCAAACGCTCCGGCGCGCCAGTGGTTTTGCTGTTCGTACTGGTCCACAAAATCGGCGACACATTGGCCAATTTGACGTTCCGGCTATTGTTTGAAGACCTCGGTTTCACCAATGACGAGATTGCCTTTTATGATGTCAGTCTTGGTTTCATCGCCTTTCTAATCGGTATATTCGTCGGCGGCATCGTCTATTCCCGGCTGGGTATGAAAAAGGCGGTTATGCTGAGTCTCATCTTAATGGCCGTCAGCAATCTCTCGTTCGCAGGGCTGGCAGCAAGCGGGCATAATAACTGGGCTATGGCCGCTGCCATAGGTTTCGAGAATTTTGCCAGCGGCATCGGCGGTGTCGCCGTGGTTGCGTATCTCTCGGCCCTTTGCAATTTGAGTTTCACAGCTACCCAATTCGCTCTGCTCTCAGCTGCAGCCAGCATATTGGGGCGTTTCCTGACGGGAACAACAGCCGGTTCGCTGATAGAGTGGATGGGTTATGTTAACTTCTACCTGCTAACCACACTAGCAGCATTCCCTGGTGTCATTATCTTTTGGCTAATGATCAGATCGGGATTGGTGGATCGATCTTTGGGTACTGCGGGTACCGAACATGCGGTGGAAGACGAATAA